The following proteins are encoded in a genomic region of Tigriopus californicus strain San Diego chromosome 6, Tcal_SD_v2.1, whole genome shotgun sequence:
- the LOC131881761 gene encoding TWiK family of potassium channels protein 7-like translates to MDKHHPNKSKPKGFDTLEVDLERSDHFLRVQTLPGSLTRVEMWRRSPVSSRISPVMPMPNNDRDEDTEEEEFSETVSNASDRASFSEGSNRQDNRSPRPRSLAGKSTPKRVYHTTLAVISLDAGGQVSADEDEVVVEDVQNKPSTHAFPKACHSPISYKSGEAESIREDIFGHESKREQDDDEDEDYCCFWPFTLLNNKPVLRLIAVMTFNGILSMICAALIMEIELPAQVNRLAVRKESQEQVKILFKNITDMINNVGTPDYNSFQAVELLEKFSKAAPKVRHTPDEIRWDMLSAQAFITSVQTTTGYGDIVPVTFWGKLFTLGYALVGIPIFMWYIVKLGGVFRLLVMKAIFWLLICICPSPDDHDENGDRFDRRRSTATRMKILEMKLKLNQQYHDDKRFHPSVIGVILLTFLCSVAIFISYMEDITYFDSFYAAFITYSAIGFGDIDIFKISYRSNWFNLLIYGNFIHIAGYMILSAWVASMLEKCGVRKY, encoded by the exons ATGGACAAGCATCATCCCAACAAATCCAAGCCCAAAGGGTTCGATACCTTAGAGGTCGATCTTGAGCGATCCGATCACTTCTTGAGAGTCCAAACCCTGCCCGGATCACTCACCCGGGTGGAGATGTGGAGGCGCTCCCCAGTCAGCAGTCGGATCAGCCCCGTCATGCCCATGCCCAACAACGACAGGGACGAAGACAcagaagaggaagaatttAGTGAGACGGTGTCCAATGCCAGTGATCGGGCAAGCTTCTCGGAGGGGTCCAATCGTCAAGACAATCGATCTCCACGGCCAAG AAGTTTGGCGGGAAAATCGACCCCGAAAAGGGTGTATCACACCACACTGGCCGTGATCTCGTTAGATGCCGGCGGTCAAGTGAGTGCGGATGAGGACGAAGTGGTGGTGGAAGATGTTCAGAATAAACCCTCGACCCATGCTTTCCCGAAGGCGTGTCACTCGCCCATCAGTTACAAATCCGGAGAGGCCGAGTCCATCAGGGAGGACATCTTCGGTCATGAATCCAAAAGAGAACaggacgacgatgaggacgaggattATTGCTGCTTCTGGCCTTTCACCCTCTTGAATAACAAACCGGTCCTGCGGCTCATTGCCGTCATGACGTTCAATG GCATCTTGTCCATGATATGTGCAGCCCTGATCATGGAAATCGAATTGCCAGCCCAGGTTAATCGATTGGCGGTGCGCAAGGAGAGTCAAGAGCAGGTGAAGATTCTTTTCAAGAACATCACGGACATGATCAACAACGTTGGCACCCCCGACTACAACTCGTTCCAAGCGGTGGAGCTGTTGGAGAAGTTCAGCAAGGCTGCGCCCAAGGTTCGCCACACCCCCGATGAGATTCGTTGGGATATGCTCTCGGCTCAAGCCTTCATAACATCCGTTCAAACCACAACAG GGTACGGAGATATTGTCCCCGTGACTTTTTGGGGCAAGCTGTTTACCCTTGGATACGCTTTGGTCGGAATTCCGATTTTCATGTGGTACATTGTCAAACTTGGAGGCGTCTTTCGACTCCTCGTAATGAAGGCCATATTTTGGCTGTTGATCTGCATTTG TCCTTCTCCGGACGACCACGATGAAAATGGGGATCGTTTTGATCGGCGAAGGAGCACGGCCACCCGGATGAAAATCCTGGAGATGAAGCTGAAGCTGAATCAACAGTATCACGATGACAAGCGATTTCATCCGTCCGTGATTGGCGTGATCCTGCTCACCTTCTTGTGCTCGGTGGCCATTTTCATCTCCTATATGGAAGACATCACCTATTTTGACTCGTTCTACGCCGCCTTCATCACGTACAGTGCTATCGGCTTTGGGGATATTGACATTTTC AAAATATCGTATCGATCAAACTGGTTCAACCTACTAATCTATGGGAACTTTATTCACATTGCTGGATACATGATTCTCTCAGCCTGGGTGGCTTCCATGTTGGAAAAATGCGGCGTTCGGAAGTACTAG
- the LOC131882398 gene encoding potassium channel subfamily K member 13-like gives MTFNSFSDDHDENGDRLIGEGATATRMKILDEAKLNQQYHDDKRFHPSVPRVEMLRRRSTSSFDMVSSPRISVELPITKGLFGGSGGHSSSSSSKSEFRSIPPRLQRQSTLALLTVDEETSPRISVELPITKGLFGGSGGHSSSKSEFRSIPPRLQRQSTLALLTVDEETSRISSKRKLSDDIGAPPPPYSQVATDRNRLRPKGVRESFHGDLQSLDHQSSQPLDECCCWPWFLRNRPILRLFLVICFNGIVSMICAAIFVELERPEQLSRFAAKDDLQMEVERLHRNLTYMLQGINFPRERAIETLVKYSDALNEFTDIEDEIPWDMLAGAAFVNSVSSTTGYGDIVPVTLEGKLFTLVYALYGIPVFIWYVVKLGALFRVVVMRLIYQMADSVRFNCSSPGRNRMRQQLKNVFVTVSGPVELEPHSITEDLQDDKRFHPSIIGVILLVFMASVAAFISYMEDITYFNSVYACFITYSTIGFGDIDIYRISYRSNWFNLMIYGNCVHIAGYVILSAWVSSILDKCGIRRHR, from the exons GTGCCGAGAGTAGAGATGCTCCGCAGACGTTCCACGTCTTCGTTTGATATGGTGTCCTCTCCACGAATCAGTGTCGAGCTTCCAATAACTAAGGGTCTCTTTGGTGGAAGTGGAGGccactcctcctcctcctcctccaaatcGGAGTTTCGGTCGATCCCGCCCAGATTACAACGGCAATCCACGCTGGCCTTGCTTACGGTGGATGAGGAGACATCTCCACGAATCAGTGTCGAGCTTCCAATAACTAAGGGTCTCTTTGGTGGAAGTGGAGGCCACTCCTCCTCCAAATCGGAGTTTCGGTCGATCCCGCCCAGATTACAACGGCAATCCACGCTGGCCTTGCTTACGGTGGATGAGGAGACAAGTCGAATATCTTCCAAACGCAAATTGAGTGATGACATCGGGGCTCCCCCACCGCCATACTCTCAAGTGGCAACGGATCGCAATCGACTCAGACCCAAGGGGGTTCGGGAATCGTTCCATGGGGATCTTCAGTCGCTTGATCACCAATCCAGTCAGCCATTGGACGAGTGCTGCTGTTGGCCGTGGTTTCTCAGGAACCGTCCCATTTTGCGGTTGTTCCTGGTGATTTGCTTCAATGGCATTGTGTCCATGATCTGTGCGGCAATTTTCGTCGAGCTGGAGAGACCGGAACAATTGAGCCGCTTTGCAGCCAAGGATGACCTGCAAATGGAGGTGGAACGGCTCCATCGGAACCTGACTTACATGCTGCAAGGTATCAATTTCCCACGAGAACGAGCCATTGAGACCTTGGTCAAATACTCGGATGCCCTCAATGAATTTACCGACATTGAAGACGAGATTCCGTGGGATATGCTCGCCGGAGCAGCCTTTGTCAACTCCGTTTCGTCAACGACAG GCTACGGGGATATCGTTCCCGTGACCCTGGAAGGCAAGCTGTTCACTCTTGTGTACGCTTTATATGGAATTCCCGTCTTCATTTGGTATGTAGTCAAGTTGGGCGCTTTATTCCGGGTCGTGGTCATGAGACTGATTTATCAGATGGCAGATTCTGTGAG atTCAATTGCAGTTCCCCTGGGCGAAACCGCATGCGACAGCAATTGAAGAATGTATTTGTGACCGTATCTGGGCCGGTCGAG CTCGAGCCCCATTCGATCACAGAGGATTTGCAAGATGATAAGAGATTTCATCCGAGCATCATTGGAGTCATTCTCCTAGTATTCATGGCCTCCGTGGCAGCCTTTATATCCTATATGGAAGATATCACTTACTTCAACTCCGTCTATGCCTGTTTTATAACATACAGTACCATCGGATTCGGGGATATCGATATCTAC CGCATCTCCTACCGCTCGAACTGGTTCAATTTAATGATTTACGGGAATTGCGTCCACATCGCAGGGTACGTCATCCTTTCTGCGTGGGTTTCTTCGATCTTGGACAAATGTGGAATCAGAAGACATCGTTAA